The region CCCTTGGTAGACGACTGCTCTGACCTTGTAAAAAAcaacagtggaccaacaccagcagatgacatgttTCATCTGTTGGAAACATCACTGACGTTTCCATCAATGACTATGGAAACATCACTGATCTCTACATTAGGTGTGTCTGCAGTGTTACTCCAAACACTGggaccaaaacacaaaattcccaaaatttctttttaaaagaggATGCTGGACCACTGAACAACAGTTAAGTCATTTATCTCCTTAGTCAGGGTAAGATGCTTCAGATATTGTCTCTAGTTCAGCAATTACAGGTACAAGAACTGTGACATTTGTAGCCCAGATAAGTCTGTGAAAGCTGCTCTTGTAGCACTGACTGCAATTCAAACGCTGTGAATCCCCCCAAActattgaatgtttttcttctttttttcagcaaTCCTCCTACAAACACATTTATCTCCGTGGAATTTTTCCTGCCTTACTTTTTCCTTGCACTGAACTTTCTATTGAAATTCTTCAGTAAAGTGTTCTGTGAGCAGTGAGCTTCTTTCGGTGCCTGACCTTTCCCCATGATAGTCTAGGTCTAGGACATTGCATAGCATTTTTTGTATTAGAAAGATGTTTATGGTCTTATGTAAAATTCTAATTTTCGTAAAATCTGAATTCTGTTTATTAGCTGTGTTAAGTAATATAGTCATCAACTTTAAAAGGACTTGTGGAATATACCACCGTGTGTAATGACTCTTTAAAACaacagtttcacattttaaatatgctgaaataaataaatatgttgcttaaagttttctaatttatttcGAAGCACACGAACAATTCAAATCCACATTTATACGCCTGTAGTTTCACACCTTTTGTCTTGAATCCGAAAGGCCTGCTCAGGCTTCCCTTGTTGTATTCTGTTTTATATgttaaaccttttgttttcagcCATTGACCAAGgtcttttctgttctttcatATTATCTTTAACCTTCAATGTCAGAAGACAGGCTACTGTTACCCTGAAAGTACATATCGTAAACAATTAGCTTTAGCTAACAGTGTGTGAGGAAATTACCTAGCAATTTGGTTCCTGCGGATATGGTGAAGGAAGCCGTGGTTCATGTCCAAACGACCACCGGGTTTATGCACACCTTCGTCTCTCAAAATATCCATTTCGTCAAATAGTTTTAATATGAAATGCAGTATTTATAACgtatttattacaataaatttcAATCAAAGCTCTGACAAAAGCTAAGCAAGCTAGCTGCCCATAAATTGTTGTCCAATTGTACCATTCCCAGCGTTCACACAGACTGGAAActaatactaaaataaaacaccttGTAAAACCACCTatatcatttaatattaaatgcaaaataatataGGAGCAGTATAAATAACTAAACAGTTTAGGTTCTGATACAACAACAAAGTTaaactttaacataaaaaaatattttaacaccgGGTTAGGTTTTTGTTAGCTCTTCTTGAGAGCTACGACGCACAGCCGCCGCGAGTTTCGAGGTGCTTGGATTAAACCCATTCATGTGTCCCAATTAACTTCATCCTTTGTATTTATGTGATATTAAGGCAGCAGAATAACGTGTGAGATGATTTCTTTGAAGCGCGAGAGAGATAATGAGGAGGATGACGATGATCACGAAGACGGGGGTCAGTTTGTTTACTTCTAACGTTGGCGCAACGTTTGTTAGCCATTAGCTAAACAGATagctaaagataaaaatattagttGGATTATATGTACGGTTTGGTTCAGTCGGACGCTGGAGACGGAGTAGATATTATGAATGTCTAATATAAAGatacacactttttaaaaatgtattttttatatagttATGCCGTTAAAGCTATGTTAGCTAGCATGTTTAGCTAGCAGAGTTGTAGCGAAATGTATAGAAACTTCAGtgactttgtaaaaaaaaaaaaattgacgaACGATCTATTTTTCAGTTGCTGCCAAAAGAGGCCGAGGACGAGCAGGAGAAGACCGTAGAAGCCGCCATTGTCCTTATCTTGACACAATAAACAGGCAAGACTGAGTTTAATGAGCACAACCGCTAGCCCTCCATGCTAGTTAGGTCCATCCTTGGCCAACAACGTTTCCTCTCTGTTTATCCTTTAGGAGTGTGCTGGATTTTGACTTCGAGAAGCTCTGCTCTATCTCCCTTTCGCACATCAACGTGTATGCTTGCCTCGTATGTGGGAAGTACTTTCAAGGTAAACAATATGAACTGAACCTTACCTGCAGGGACAGAGCATTTGGACTGACTGACGTGTTTTTCTTGCAGGCAGAGGTCAGAAGTCTCATGCATATACCCACAGTGTACAGTTTAGCCACCACGTGTTCCTCAACCTGCATACCCTCAAGTTCTACTGTCTGCCAGATAACTATGAGATCATTGACTCTTCCCTAGAGGACATTACGGTGAGTGAAGTTATATCATATCTTTTTGATTCTATGAGAACCATCACTTCCATCCATCACAATTGGCAAGGATCATATCCTTGACAACATTGTCTGCCAGCCTGGTTTTTGACCATATGACCAGATAGTAATTTAGAGGGATGGCAAGAACAAAAGAGGTTGAttagcagtgtttcccaacatGTCCCAGGACACGTTCCTGTGGACCATTGACTCTGCTTTCCAGAAATTGACCTGTTAGCATGTCAGGATAATCATGTCAGTGAAATTGCAACAGCCTCCAGTCAGGGGTCTCTTAGATTGTAGTATCTGTTCAATTTGTTGTCTTTCctcatttattatttcacttaactAATTTTCCACATTCTCTTCTCCAGTATGTACTGAAGCCAACTTTCACCAAGAAGCACATTGCGGCATTGGACAAGCATGGTAAGCTGTACAGAGCCTATGATGGAACAACGTACCTGCCAGGCATCGTGGGGCTCAACAACATCAAAGCCAACGACTACGCCAACGCGGTGCTACAGGTATTGATGTGCGATTCTCTAGATTTTGACGCTGGGATAATATCAAGTAAtataaaaagtttatatttatctTTCTAGGCTTTTTCAAATGTTCCACCTTTGCGAAACTACTTCCTGGAAGAGGAAAACTACAAGGGAATCCGCAGGCCACCAGGGGACATCATGTTTCTCCTGGTCCAGAGGTTTGGGGAGTTGATGCGCAAACTTTGGAATCCAAGAAACTTTAAGGCGCACGTGTCCCCACATGAGATGCTGCAGGCCGTCGTGCTGTGCagcaagaaaacatttcaaattactAAGCAGGGTATTTCATCTGTACTCAACCTGGCTTCTAATACCTGTTGGTGTTGGAGATAAGgttgttttgctgatgttttttattGCGTGCAGGTGATGCTGTAGACTTCATGACGTGGTTCTTGAATGCCCTGCATGGAGCTCTTGGAGGCACAAAGAAGAAGTCATGTGAGTAGGAGAAGATTCAGAAGATTTTGGGGGGCACCATATCGATGTTGTACAGTTTCCAGCAGAAATTGTAAATTGTCATAGAAAAACTAATTGAAATGCATTAATGGAGAAGTTACTATAGTCTTTCTTAAGAAAACGTTTTACTTTGAGTGTTAAATAGATTGTTTCTCTATTCTGTCCTCACAGCGATCATCACAAAAGTTTTTCAAGGCTCTATGCGAATCTTCTCTAAGAAACTTCCACACCCAGATTTGGTATGTTTGCAGTAGTATTTgagttatttaaatgtttaaatatcatcttctaaaaatggaaacaataaCAAAGTTATTATTTACGCtaacttacatttttgttaattacCAGTGTAAACATGAGCTAcaatttgctttgcatttttcAAAACTTCACAGCCACCTGAAGAAAAAGAGGCGCTGCTTCTCACAGAGGAGTACCAGGAGCAGATGTCAGAGTCCACCTTCCTGTTCCTGACCCTTGACCTCCCAACAGCTCCTCTCTACAAAGACGAAAAGGAGCAGCTGATTATCCCTCAGGTTCCTCTCTTCAACATCCTTGGCAAATTCAATGGCAATACTGAAAAGGTATGGAATGTAATGCCCTCATTTATAATAGAGAAAAGCTTTACTTTTTACTATTAATGCTACAAGCATGTCTAATTACATTAAACACTAATGCTATGAATGTAACCCTTTCCACTTTGCATTCAGGAATACAAAACCTACAAAGAGAATTTCCTCAAACGGTTCCAGCTGACCAAGTTGCCACCTTACCTCATCTTTTGCATCAAAAGATTCACCAAGAACAACTTCTTTGTGGAGAAAAACCCAACAATTGTCAACTTCCCAATCACGTACGTTAATTACAAAAACGGGACAAAActtgtacttgttttttttttccaataggttaaacatatattttctttttagagcAAATATGAAGTTATTTATGCTGACATTTCAATTGCTTCCGCAGCAACGTAGACCTTTCTGAGTACCTCACAGAGGAAGCTCAAGCTACAGAGAAGAATACTTCCTATGACCTTGTTGCAAACATTGTGCATGATGGAAAACCAACTGAAGGGTCCTACAGAATACATGTCCTGCATCATGTAAGTTGTTGCTCTTTACATTTAACATTACTGGC is a window of Xiphophorus hellerii strain 12219 chromosome 12, Xiphophorus_hellerii-4.1, whole genome shotgun sequence DNA encoding:
- the usp39 gene encoding ubiquitin carboxyl-terminal hydrolase 39, whose product is MISLKRERDNEEDDDDHEDGVAAKRGRGRAGEDRRSRHCPYLDTINRSVLDFDFEKLCSISLSHINVYACLVCGKYFQGRGQKSHAYTHSVQFSHHVFLNLHTLKFYCLPDNYEIIDSSLEDITYVLKPTFTKKHIAALDKHGKLYRAYDGTTYLPGIVGLNNIKANDYANAVLQAFSNVPPLRNYFLEEENYKGIRRPPGDIMFLLVQRFGELMRKLWNPRNFKAHVSPHEMLQAVVLCSKKTFQITKQGDAVDFMTWFLNALHGALGGTKKKSSIITKVFQGSMRIFSKKLPHPDLPPEEKEALLLTEEYQEQMSESTFLFLTLDLPTAPLYKDEKEQLIIPQVPLFNILGKFNGNTEKEYKTYKENFLKRFQLTKLPPYLIFCIKRFTKNNFFVEKNPTIVNFPITNVDLSEYLTEEAQATEKNTSYDLVANIVHDGKPTEGSYRIHVLHHGTGKWYEMQDLQVIDILPQMITLSEAYIQIWKRQESSDTNNHRGV